One window of the Osmerus eperlanus unplaced genomic scaffold, fOsmEpe2.1 SCAFFOLD_584, whole genome shotgun sequence genome contains the following:
- the LOC134015617 gene encoding chromobox protein homolog 6-like, whose amino-acid sequence GQIEYLVKWRGWAIKYSTWEPEENILDSRLIAGFEQKERERELYGPKKRGPKPKNFLLKARTHGSEPSVQGPASRRCHSQRAPSSPSPSSAPSSSSSSSSSSSSVSIPKLQSRATSHKLKKDIRRCHRLSRRPLPRPDPLAPPHGARPPASPFSETVTILNRRVKPRENKRSRIILNLKVIDGGGTRRVPLSAPAGRPGPARRNIPSRNRIIGRRLSDGPCRGPPPPLRMPGFPMYGKPFGVQQVSPGAAGAQSGTGCSTEGSSDSTASSLRPAGGKAGAAQPAPRYQPPPSPTSSSGSQSGPPSPPHIQAPAPQASPPKLSPQAPPQASRPASAPGSFLPSSPSLSSSSASSSSSSSEDEENILDLSVPPGGERNPRRRRGRHGAQTDEPPTCQSVDPLPLPLQGPSDPPLLSLENPRGLCEGDPDWRPEMAPCCTNVVVTDVTTNLLTVTIKEFCSPPELDQSAPPSPASQTTDTATLTPQPKP is encoded by the exons ggagagagagagggaactttATGGGCCAAAGAAAAGAGGACCTAAACCCAAGAATTTCCTCCTTAAG GCTCGAACCCATGGCTCCGAGCCCTCTGTGCAGGGCCCCGCCTCTCGTCGCTGTCACTCCCAGcgcgccccctccagcccctcaccttcctccgccccttcctcctcctcctcctcctcctcctcctcttcctccgtgtCCATTCCCAAGCTCCAGTCCAGAGCCACGTCCCACAAACTGAAGAAGGACATCCGTCGCTGCCACCGGCTGTCCCGGCGCCCCCTGCCCCGCCCGGACCCCCTGGCCCCGCCGCACggcgcccgcccgcccgcctccCCGTTTTCGGAGACGGTGACCATCCTGAACCGGCGGGTGAAGCCGCGGGAGAACAAGCGCAGCCGCATCATCCTCAACCTGAAGGTGATCGACGGGGGCGGGACCCGCCGCGTGCCCCTGTCCGCCCCGGCCGGCCGGCCCGGCCCCGCCCGCCGGAACATCCCCTCCCGAAACCGCATCATCGGGAGGCGGCTGAGCGACGGGCCCTGCCGGGGCCCCCCGCCGCCCCTCCGGATGCCGGGGTTCCCCATGTACGGGAAGCCCTTCGGGGTGCAGCAGGTTTCGCCGGGCGCGGCCGGCGCTCAGTCCGGGACGGGGTGCAGTACGGAGGGGAGCAGTGACTCGACGGCGTCCTCTCTCCGCCCCGCCGGAGGAAAGGCGGGCGCGGCTCAGCCCGCTCCTCGGTACcagccgcccccctcccccaccagctcCAGCGGCTCTCAGAGTGggccgccctcccctcctcacatccAGGCCCCGGCCCCACAGGCCTCCCCTCCCAAACTCAGCCCCCAGGCCCCGCCTCAAGCCAGCCGCCCCGCCTCTGCCCCCGGGtccttcctcccatcctccccctccctgtcttcaTCGTccgcctcgtcctcctcttcctcttctgagGACGAGGAGAATATTCTGGATCTCTCCGTGCCGCCCGGGGGCGAACGGAATCCCAGGCGCCGCCGCGGTCGCCACGGAGCCCAAACCGACGAGCCGCCCACGTGTCAGAGCGTCgaccccctgcccctgcccctccagGGCCCCTcggacccccctctcctctccctggagAACCCGAGGGGGCTCTGCGAGGGGGACCCCGACTGGCGGCCGGAGATGGCCCCCTGCTGCACCAACGTGGTGGTGACCGACGTGACCACGAACCTGCTCACTGTCACCATCAAGGAGTTCTGCTCACCGCCAGAACTGGACCAGTccgcccctcccagccccgccTCCCAGACCACCGACACCGCCACGCTGACCCCCCAGCCCAAACCATGA